A region from the Prosthecobacter algae genome encodes:
- a CDS encoding DNA-directed RNA polymerase subunit omega has protein sequence MKAELVEQAALIVKDPPILINMVSKRVKQLTSGRAPLVDRRPGMREADVALLEIIQGKIKAEYHVKDV, from the coding sequence ATGAAAGCCGAACTCGTCGAACAAGCTGCCCTTATCGTCAAAGATCCGCCGATCCTGATCAACATGGTCTCGAAGCGAGTGAAACAGCTCACCTCTGGCCGCGCGCCGCTGGTGGACCGCCGCCCGGGCATGCGGGAAGCCGACGTCGCGCTCCTGGAGATCATCCAGGGCAAGATCAAGGCTGAGTATCACGTGAAGGACGTATAA
- a CDS encoding sugar phosphate isomerase/epimerase family protein, translated as MTLNHPSRRHFLQTVSAAFAASVTGLRAAEKEPLFKISLAEWSLNKGMFKKDGAEPVEHLDFCKIARSLGIDGVEYVNQMFADKALDKAYLDEMKKRQEGEGVKGLLIMVDREGNLGDPDDAKRAKTVENHLKWLDAAKHLGCHSIRVNAASDPKLAYDEQMKHAAAGLHALCVEADKRGLYVVVENHGGLSSHGLWLTGVMKMADHERVGILPDFGNFYTDRNKGELYNPYKGLREFMPWVKQAMSAKAYDWDTGAGKFYTEDRREGREMSLDYQRLVEIVVKAGYRGYIGIEYEGSKHTEIEGIKRTKQALEEVRALMS; from the coding sequence ATGACTTTGAACCATCCCTCCCGCCGCCATTTTCTCCAGACTGTTTCTGCTGCGTTTGCTGCCTCCGTGACGGGGCTGCGGGCGGCGGAGAAGGAGCCGCTGTTTAAGATCTCGCTGGCGGAGTGGTCGCTGAACAAGGGGATGTTCAAGAAGGACGGGGCGGAGCCGGTGGAGCACCTGGACTTCTGCAAAATCGCGCGGAGCCTGGGCATCGATGGCGTGGAGTATGTGAACCAGATGTTTGCCGACAAGGCGCTGGACAAGGCCTACCTGGACGAGATGAAGAAGCGCCAGGAAGGCGAGGGGGTGAAGGGCCTGCTGATCATGGTGGACCGTGAGGGCAACCTGGGAGATCCGGATGATGCGAAGCGGGCGAAGACGGTGGAAAACCACCTGAAATGGCTGGATGCGGCGAAGCACCTGGGCTGCCACAGCATCCGCGTGAATGCGGCGAGCGACCCGAAGCTGGCCTATGACGAGCAGATGAAGCACGCGGCGGCAGGCCTGCATGCGCTGTGCGTGGAGGCTGACAAACGCGGCCTGTATGTGGTGGTGGAAAATCACGGCGGCCTTTCCAGCCACGGGCTTTGGCTGACGGGGGTGATGAAGATGGCGGACCACGAGCGGGTGGGCATCCTGCCGGACTTTGGCAATTTTTACACGGACCGGAACAAGGGTGAGCTGTACAACCCCTACAAGGGCCTGCGAGAGTTTATGCCATGGGTGAAGCAGGCGATGAGCGCGAAGGCCTATGACTGGGATACGGGCGCGGGCAAATTTTACACGGAAGACCGCCGCGAGGGGCGGGAGATGAGCCTGGACTACCAGCGGCTGGTGGAGATCGTGGTGAAGGCGGGGTACCGTGGCTACATCGGAATCGAGTACGAAGGCAGCAAGCACACTGAGATCGAGGGGATCAAGCGGACGAAGCAGGCGCTGGAAGAGGTGCGTGCGTTGATGAGCTGA
- a CDS encoding glutathione peroxidase, with product MKALSTLLALAALATTASAGTLYEVPLKDIEGKETTLKPYEGKVMLIVNVASKCGNTKQYTELQALHKEFEKDGLAILAFPSNDFGGQEPGTNEEIKEFCSTKYNVSFPLFDKVVVKGPEKHPLYQQLSGPESPFPGDVKWNFGKFLVGRDGKIIARFEPKVKPDDITVTTAIKEALAKK from the coding sequence ATGAAAGCACTCTCCACCCTCCTCGCCCTCGCGGCCCTCGCCACCACCGCCTCCGCCGGCACCCTCTACGAAGTCCCCCTCAAAGACATCGAAGGCAAAGAAACCACCCTCAAACCCTACGAGGGCAAAGTCATGCTCATCGTCAATGTCGCCTCCAAGTGCGGCAACACCAAGCAGTACACCGAGCTCCAGGCCCTCCACAAAGAATTCGAAAAAGACGGCCTCGCCATCCTCGCCTTCCCCTCCAACGACTTCGGCGGCCAGGAACCCGGCACCAACGAAGAAATCAAAGAATTCTGCTCCACCAAATACAACGTCAGCTTTCCCCTCTTCGACAAAGTCGTCGTCAAAGGCCCTGAAAAACACCCCCTCTACCAGCAGCTCAGCGGCCCCGAATCCCCCTTCCCCGGCGACGTGAAATGGAACTTCGGCAAATTCCTCGTCGGTCGCGATGGCAAAATCATCGCCCGCTTTGAGCCCAAGGTGAAGCCCGACGACATCACCGTCACCACCGCCATCAAAGAGGCCCTCGCCAAGAAGTAA